The Scophthalmus maximus strain ysfricsl-2021 chromosome 14, ASM2237912v1, whole genome shotgun sequence region AAGGAGGTGTTACCCATTAGCAAAGGGGTCAAATTCACTCTGCTCCTAcgtaatattttcaaatgtgtgagTTTGAGTATAGAGAAGTGAAGGctggctaaaaaaaaacccccacaaatgGAGCAAAACTGAAATTGGTGGTACtaggttttattttcaaatcatGTCTTGTTGATGGAATTTTCATTAATGCAACCACAAACAGAGGTCCGGGGTCGTCGACCTGCACGGATCATTGCTAAAACAGTATgcatacagaaggaaaaaaaagcatctttcaAATAAGAGTCCGAGTTTTGCTCACTGTCCTGCCTTATATTTTCGATCGCAAAACATGGGCCAATTGTGGGACGACAATCCGACGCTGCAGAAGCCAAAAAGAAGTTTAAAACTACTCAGTCGGTTCGATTCACCCAGTCTTGGGAGTGGTACGGTGGGCCATAATTTGAATATATAACGACGTTGGACAAGAATGTTTCTGTTCAGGCATGACGCAAAATAGTGCTCTTCGGTCTGCTCTTGGGGCCATTTAGGATGCAGCCAGATGAAATGTAGATGTTGATCCAGGTTactgcaagaagaagaagaagaaaaagggggggattACACATCAATATCTACCAAGCAACTCTGCACAATCATTACCCAAACTATTATTAAATGTGTCAAGCTCTGGTAGTTTATTGTTCATTATGTAGTTTGTGAGACTTTCCAGTGGACCCAGCTGTACATTTCAAGAAGGCCCTAAAGGATGCCACAATCAAAAGTGTATAGCCAATAACTTACTAAAATAATATTGAAATGATCTGAGAATTGACGCCGACGGTGTTTTGCAGTCACTGGCAAATTCTTAACGGTGGCGTCAAAAACTCAGACTGCTGGCTTTGTGACACGtgtggtggttttttttggactccGTCGAGTACTTACACATTTCTCGATCTCCAGGCCATCTTTGAAGAAAAGCATGATTGGTGTTATGCCGTCCTCGCGGTAATCCAGCAGCCCCACCATGGCATCGTGGTTCATGGACTCTCCAGTGTAAAACTACAAGGTGACAAAGAAAACACGTCAGAGAACAACATCCACGATTCAGACCGCGGCGTTACAGATAAGACGGTGGACCGTATTTGTTTTGGTTGACCCCAacggtgcgttcacactggaTGCAAAGCAaattattctattattatatataaaaaaaatattttcggCCACACAATTTCGATGGCCGAACATAGCGTGCATCCCTCGTTAAAATGCTTTGCGGATTACTCAACAGAAACTCCGGTGAGACTGGCCCGCCATTACTTCAAAGTAATtctcccaattcaatggtaatTACCTACATCCATGATATGTTTATGTCTATACCCTGTATAGCTACCTCGAAGTCTTTGAACTTTCCCAGGATCATCTTAACAGCTCCTACGGCACCAGCCACGAAGGCGTCCACTCTCTCTGGGTTGGTCTCTTCCAGCTTGGTCTTCAGGCTGGGAGGGAagagtgatattttttttagcatctCCGATTATGCAACACAAAAGTTTCAGATGGAGGTGCACAAATCCCCCCCGAAGCTGAACCAGGAAAGCACTGATACTCACTCCTTCATGTATTTCTTAATGTACGCAGAGTACTGCTTCTTGTTGTAGAGGGTCGAAATCAGCTTGTGGTTAAGGATGATGTCTACACCGCTCGAGACGGCCGCCTCATTGGCCTCGGACAACTCTTCAGCAGACGGGTTGGCCCCAAAGGCACTATCGTCGATCGCTTCTGTCCTGGTGATCCTCTGGAACACAGGGAAGCAGAGAGGACGGACATGGGGGGGAGACATTCATTCATGAGAATAGGatctacagctgcaacagttaatcgattggtAATCAAACACTAAATGTATGTAGGCCCCGACAACATCTGCATGCGTACGCTGACTTTAGCCGACCGAAGTGTCACGTTACAGCCAGAGCCGCACAAACCCAGACTTTTAGCCGGGAATGCAGCCGTGATCTTCCTTAATAATGCACAATAATATTCACTATTCCCTGAATGAGCTTCTTGTCTGAATCTGGTTGTAGCTCCAAGTGGTCAACTTagttcctgtgtgtgtccacgtcATCCCGAGTGCAGTGATTGAGTCATGCAAAACCAATGCCACTCACGTCACCAGGAGCCAGCCAGTCACAGAGGACGGGCGACTCACTGAACAACACACAGGAAACCTGAAACTCAGCGAAGGATTAGGGCCGTGACAGATAATCGATTATCACTATTTTGATAAGAGATTAATAGTTTTGAGTAGTTTTtcagtcaaaattctctgatttcagcttctgaaggGTGAATATTTTacggtttctttgctccacagagaactgaatatgttttgtgtgtgtggacaaatcgaaccatcatcttggagtttgggggaaacacgataGACATTTCCATCGTTTTATCGACCAGACAACagatcgattaatcgataatgaaaacaatggtCAGTTGCAGCCCCAGAAGAACACGGAGGGTTCGACACGCAACACGTGTTATATGTTATATCGACCCGCGAATGGTGGAATTGAGGAAACTGTGTACAACCgaaattcaaaaaatattccgtttcaccatttgttttgaaaaCCGCCGACTCACCTTCCCCTCGACTTCCAACAGGATGCCTCCTTCGAGCTCTCGGATTTTGTAGATGTTGGAGAACATCTCGTCACCTGGCGGAAGAAACAGCGTTATGACTCTTTATGAACAAAGCGCATCTCTCCGGGGGCTTCggcccaaaaaaacaaaaaaaaacacaccacgcGGAACTTATTTCAGTTCATACATCAACTCGACGCAGTCGTGAAGTAGCGACGCTAATGCTAACTCCGGAACATTGTCGAGGATTACGACATCCactctaaaaataaaagtgcagccGGTGGCTACATCGTGCCGGGAGGCCACGAAACACCCGCGTCCCTCCGCCGCACCTCCGCCCGGCGTCGTCACCCCCGCGCCCCGGGGCACGACTCACGCTGTCCCCGCTGGGGGGCCGACACGCGGCCGCTGAACGGCAGAGGCCGGTGGCCGACGCGCGACAATCGGCCCTCAGCGGCGACGTGGCCAGCCCCTCGGCGGAGCTCACCGGGAAGTTTCGcaggttgtgtttcttttgtgggggaggggggtacaTCTGGCTAGCGTTCGCGTCGGAACATCAcgagttagctagctagcttagccTAGCATCGCCGactctccctcgctcgctctttTCACTTACAGAATAACAGAGAAAATAACCGCGGCGGCCGAGACGCTGTCGGAGCCGCACTGCGGAGAGGACAGGGAACGCGGTCGCTCACCAGAGAGCAGGTCCTTGTAGATGATCATTTTGTTGCCGTTTTCGGTGTTAAACGTCCCAGAGACAGAAGAGCCGGCCTGCCGTCCGAACAGCGCGAGGGAGGCGAAAGAGCGAGCGGGCCGCGAGGCAGGGAAGTTTTACATCCTGCTGACGTCACCGCGGGTCGGCTCAGCGCGTCGGCGGTCGGCCCCGCGCTCTACCGCCACCGTGAGATGGTGGCCAACAGTGGGAATGACACCCCCCGAGGTTATGTCAGGTTAAAGTGTGTGGGCCATAG contains the following coding sequences:
- the tpt1 gene encoding translationally-controlled tumor protein homolog, which produces MIIYKDLLSGDEMFSNIYKIRELEGGILLEVEGKRITRTEAIDDSAFGANPSAEELSEANEAAVSSGVDIILNHKLISTLYNKKQYSAYIKKYMKDLKTKLEETNPERVDAFVAGAVGAVKMILGKFKDFEFYTGESMNHDAMVGLLDYREDGITPIMLFFKDGLEIEKC